The Saprospiraceae bacterium genome contains the following window.
AGCATCAATCATCGTATCCCGACCGGTATTGTTTTTTGGAAAAGCTATATAATCCCGAATGCTGGTATTGCCCTGCATGATGGTACACAAACGATCCAATCCAAATGCAATACCACCGTGTGGGGGTGCCCCGTATTCGAATGCTCCCAACAAAAAGCCGAATTGCTTTTCCGCTTCGTTTGAACTAAAACCGAGGATTTCAAAATTTTTGGATTGCATGGTACGATCGTGTATCCGTATGGAACCCCCTCCAATTTCTGCACCGTTGATTACTAAGTCGTAGGCAGCTGCGCGAATGGATGATAAGGTATTTTTATCGGTGCTTTGCATTTTAGGCATATCATCAGGTAATGGACTGGTAAACGGATGGTGCATGGCAAAAAAGCGTTGTGCCTCCTCATTCCATTCTAGCAATGGAAAATTTAATACCCAAAGGGGTTTAAAAACTCCCTCAGGAATTAAATTCAAACGCCTTGCAATTTCCAAACGGAAATCGCCCAATTGTTTCAGGGTTTTATCTTTTTCACCCAATAAAATAAAAACAACGTCGCCTCTTGTTGCGCCAATATCATTGCCCAGTGTTCTTAGTTCCTCGTCGCTGTAAAATTTACCAATGCTGGATTTAATGGATTCAGCGCCGAATTTAATATAGATCAAACCTTTAGCACCAATTTGAGGTCTTTTAAGCCATTCAGTTAAATCGTTGATGTCTTTATTACTAAATGCAGCTTCTTTTTCTTTTACAATAAAACCGTAAACCGATTCTGCACCATCAATGATTGAAAATCCCTTGCCTTTCATGCGGCTCAATTCCACAAATTTTAAATCAAAGCGGAGATCCGGTTTGTCTGAACCATACCATTCCATCGCATCATCGTAGTCCATTCTTGGAAAGTCTGGCAATGAAACATTCAAACAATTTTTAAACAAGGATTTAGTTAAACCTTCAAATGTTTGTAAAATATCTTCTTGTTCAACAAATGCCATTTCACAATCGATTTGTGTGAATTCCGGTTGGCGATCTGCACGTAAATCTTCATCGCGAAAGCAACGCACAATTTGAAAATAACGATCCATTCCAGCAACCATCAAAATTTGTTTAAAGGTTTGTGGCGATTGCGGAAGTGCGTAAAATTGGCCCGGGTTCATTCGGCTGGGTACAATAAAATCACGGGCTCCTTCAGGAGTTGATTTAATTAAATACGGCGTTTCGATTTCTAGAAAATGATGTTCGCTAAGATATTTACGTGTTTCCAATGCGACCTGATGCCTAAAGATCATTTTTTCCTTTACCGGATTTCTGCGAATGTCCAAATATCGATAGCGCATTCTCAATTCTTCTCCACCATCACTTTCATCTTCAATGGTAAAGGGAGGAACCTGAGATTCATTCAGTATGGAAAGCTTGTCAACGGCAATTTCAATATCCCCGGTGGCTCTGTTTGGATTTTTACTGCTGCGTTCTCTGACTTTCCCTTGAACGGAAATTACATATTCCCGACCGCAGCTGCGTGCTATTTCACAAGCGGCAGCATTTTCTTCCATATTAAATGCAAGCTGGGTAATGCCGTAACGATCGCGAAGATCAATAAAACTCATTCCACCCAGATTCCGTACAATTTGAACCCAACCGGAGAGCTTAACAGATTTCCCTACATCTCCTATTCTTAATTCACCACAAGTATGCGATCGATACATATTTTTAAAATTAGAGCACAAAGATAACCGGAGAAGATAGAAATTGAATAAACAGGATGTTATTTAATGGTTTTGAAGATTTAAATTGTACTGGTTCTAATGAGATGATTGTCAATACTTCTAAAACATTAAATTAAACATTTTCTTTTATATAGTTAGTTAATTATAGTTTTTGCTATCTATTTAATTTTACTAATCAATACAGCTTGTATAATAAAACTCCAAACTTTCCAAATCCAAGGCAACCAACTTTCCTAAATTTTTCTTTGAGTTTTTAAATACACAACCCCCATCGATGTTAAAACAATTTATTTTTTGAGTTTGTATTTTATCGAGAGAAAGAGGAGTATGCCCGTGGACCAGGATTCTGGATCCTAAATATCCGCATCAATTTTAAATTTTCTGATCCATAACATGGCTTCCTGGTCTTTAAATAAATCTTCATTTTTAAAATTTAGTCCGGCATGGACAAGGATGTATTGATCCATTTCTAGATAGTGCTTCGTACTGTTAAAAAAATCAATGTAAACTTCCGGGAAATCCTGAAAACGTGTTTTATTAAAACTAGTAATTGTTTGTTCGCCGCCGTTGAAGAGCCATTGAAAATAGGCGGTCACATTGGTAGTTGAATCCATCATCAATTGTTCATGATTTCCTCGGAGGCAATGAACCGTATATCCCGCATTTTGAAGTTTTAAAATGGTTTGAATGACGCCCAGACTGTCGGGCCCCCGGTCAATGTAATCTCCTAAGAGTATTAATTGATCTTGTTTTTTAATTTTTAAGACCTCAATGAGCAGCATCTTAAAAGTCTTGTTACAGCCATGAATGTCTCCAATTGCAAGTTTTCGAGCCATGAAGTTTTTACTACAATATAAGAGACTGTCAAGAGGCAAGTCTTTTGAGGCAATTTTTATGAAATTGTTGAATTTTTGTACTTTAGGGCTTGTGTTTAAATTAATTCCCTGTATGAATCTTCGTTTTTTAATAGTTTTAGCATCCTTTTTATATTTTCATTCTGCACAAAGTCAAGACTGGAAGGATATTTATCGATTTACTCCTGCTCAGACACTCAGTAAGATCAAATTTTTAGACAACCAAACAGGATTTACTGCTGGAAGTTTATACAACGGTTCTTTTGAAAATATTCACATCACCCATGATGGGGGTAAAACCTGGGTAAATGCAAATTCCGGATATACCTCCATGCGATTTATGGATATTTTTATATTGGATTCCAAGACAATTTTTATGAGCGGCAATGAAGGAATCATCATTCGATCAACAGATGGGGGTGCGCATTGGGAAACATTAAATACCGGGACTAAAGAGCAATTGTGGGGCATTCACTTTTTGAATGCAAACATTGGGATTGCAGTTGGTTCGAATGGAATAATAATTAGAACGATCAATGGGGGAGCGGATTGGGATCAAATTCCGTCAGGCATTTCAAATTTATTTTATGATGTGTTTTTTACTCAACAAGGCATTGGTTTTGCATCCGGTTCGAATGCTTTGTATAAATCAACCGATATGGGAGCAAGCTGGGATCCGGTTTCTAATTTTCCGTTTCAAGCTCCGGCAGATTGGATTCGCAGTATCAAAATGGTGAATGAAAACATTGGTTATGCCTGTGCAGATATAGGTCGAATTTATAAAACAACGGACGGAGGAAATTCCTGGGAACGGTTGGATTCTGGAACGGAAGATCCTTTATTTGATATTGACTTTGTAGATGAGCAACATGGCTTTATTTGTGGTTTCAATGGTATTATTTTGCAAACTTCCAATGGTGGACAAGACTGGACTAAAGTTGTAAGTCCACTTGGAACGGAGCACCTGTATTCCATTGACATGATTTCAAAAACGACTGGATATATTTGTACGCATACGGGCCATATTTTAAAATTGGATATGGCATCAGCAGCTAAAAACGAATTTAGAAAAACTATAACTGCACACATTTATCCGAATCCCATAGTAAACAAGGCGATACTTAGTTTAGAAGAAGATCATTTAAAAGAAATTAATAACATAGAATTGTGTACACTAGATGGCAAATGCAAACCTATGCAAGCCGTTCAATTAAATAATTCCCAATTGGAATTGGATTTTAGTTTTGAAAAGAGTGGGTTTCACAATTTATTAATTCACTTTAATAAGGACAATAAAGTGTTACCTGTTTATATACAAAATGCTTCAAATTAATTTTTAACAATAAAACAAAACAAAAAATGGAAACAAAAACAAATTGGTTAGCCCTTGTAGTGGCAGCTTTGGTTGGCATTGCGATGGGCTTTTTATGGTATGGTATGTTATTTTCAAATCAATGGATGGCTGGAAATGGCATTACCATGGCTGGAGAAAAAATGATGAAAAATGGTGCAGAATTACCTATGTCGGCATTGCCTATGATTGTTAATGCCGTCTCCATGTTGGTGTATGCTTATCTGATGAATTGGTTGGTTAATAAAACCAGTTCGTTTGATTTAAAATCTGGAGCTACACTGGGTGCAGTGATTGGCGTCATTCATCTTTTTGGAATTTATACTGGAAACCGCTTTGCAGGAAATCCAGTAAGTTTATCAATGGTCGATGGTTTTTATACATTTTTATTGTTTACAGTAATGGGAGCGATCATAGGTGCCTGGAGGACAAAATAAATTTTAAATTCACGAATAGAATAGCCTTGATTTGGAAACACGTCAAGGCTATTTTTTTTAGTTTTTTTAAAAAGACCATTTACCTCGCAATACAAACAGATTTCCTGCTGTTTGATAGCCTGAGCCTGTGTCGGCAAATGCAGCTTGTATGGTTAAATCTAAGTCAATATTCGTAAGAGCATTCCAACCGATTGTAGGGACTGTTATCAAAGAATTATAACTTGGTGAATAGATAAGTGCTAAACTACTTCTGAATATAGGAGTAAATGATTTTGAAACTGCCGAATAAAAACTAAACTTAAATGGGAACAATGATTTAGCAGAAAGTTGGGAATCAAAAAACCCAAGACCTCCAGATTGCAATCCCGATGGTTTGCTATTAAATAGACTTGAAAATGAAACATACCAATCATTCTTGAAGGTTTGGTCCAATACAAAGGAAGCAGTCCATACTCCTTTATGGTTTGAAATATCTTCTTTTGGGTGAAAGTAACTAAGCTCGCATTTAAATCCTGCGTTTAGAAGATTTCCGGCCCATCCGCCCCCAACGACAAGATCGTCCTGATGCAAACCAGCAAGTACTTGTATATCGTAAGTCCATTTATTGAATTTGTATAAAAATGCTCCTATATGCGCATGCTTATTTTTTCCTGGTTTGTATGCAAACTCCAGTTTGCTTTGCTCATTTAGAAAACGTTGTATTCGGATAGCATCATTTCCTGGCCTTTCTTCATAGTCGAAGTCAAGAAAATTGTAAGCATTAAAAATATCATTCGGATTCCAAATGGTATTCAATCCCCAGTTTATACGTTGTCGACCGATTCGAAGATCCCAATGTTCGGGTGTAAATTGAAAATACAATCTGTCAACGACCGAATGCATAACAAATGAAGATTGATTGATCCAAAGTTTTGAAAGATTGAAATATCCATCATATGCGTTAATGTACTTGCCGTAATCCGGTATTAATTTTAGTTGATTTCCCCAAACAATCCGATTTCTTAATTCAAGTTTGGCAATCAGTTGTTCAGAAAAATTGAATTTAAAATTGAGCCTGTTATGAATCAAATTGCTGGAATAGCTGGTAGTAATTCCATCCGAAAAACTAAACGACTCGAGATCTTTTAAATAACCTGAACATTCGATCCAGGGTAGTTTCTCTATTTGATCTTGGGCATAGGCATTGTTGAAACTAAATACCAAATAAAAAACCAAAAGTTGTTTAAAAAATTTCAACTGTTCCAATTTACAATTCAACTGGAATTTGTGTTGGCGCAGTGTCATCCACAATTTTTCCATCTTCCAATGTGATGACTCTTCGTGCGCGGCTGATTACCCGTTGATCATGGGTTGAAAAAACGAAGGTCATATTTTCAACTTCATTTAATTTGAGCATCATATCCAGTAAATTGGATGCAGAAACAGAATCCAGATTGGCAGTCGGTTCGTCAGCAAGTATAAATTGGGGTTTGGATGCTAAAGCGCGAGCTACAGCAATCCGTTGTTGTTGTCCACCTGATAATTCTCCCGGTCGTTTATCTCCTTTATTTTCCAGACCAACTTGTTTTAGCAATTCCATAACTCGGAGTTCCCTTTGTTTAGCAGGTAGCTTTTGAAGCAGCATGATAAATTCAATATTTTCTTTTGCGGTTAAAACTGGAATTAGATTGTAAGATTGAAATACAAATCCAATATTATTTAACCTGAAATCTATCAAAGCATTTCCATGAAGTTTGGTGATATTCGTTCCATTGATTTCAACATATCCGGAAGTGGGTTGATCCAATCCTCCAATCATATTTAGCAAAGTTGTTTTTCCGGACCCGGAAGGCCCTTTAATGGCAGTAAATTCTCCGCGATTCAAGTGTAAATGCACCCGGTCTAAAGCAACAACGGGAATTGTTTTTTCGTCGTAGATTTTAGATAGTGAATGTGCATCTATAACAGTTTCCCTCATAGTTTAATTTTTTATGGCGGTTGCAGGTTTTATTTTAAGTGCTCTTTGAGCAGGAAGGATGGAAGACACTAAAGCAGTAATAGTTACCATGATTATTATTTTAATTAACTGATCGCCATTTAAATTTGGATATACGATCGGACTGTATCCAAAATTTGAATAGACTTCTGAATAACTGTCAAGATGGATTCCGTAATGGTGTGTAATGGAAATTGTAAGAAGTGCAAGCAACATTCCTACAGGACAGCCTGCTAAAATTAAAAAGCAGGTCTCCCAAAGAATCATCGTAAAAATTTTAAATTTGTTCATTCCGAGTGCCAGCAACATGCCTATTTCACGGGTTCTTTCTAATACAGACATCATCATCGTATTAATTATTCCAAAAGTCAAGGCCAGTAAAATGATACCCATATAGATATAAACCATTTGGGTGCCTGCAGACACAGTGATGCCTATTTCAGGTGAAATTTCTACCCAGGATTTTACGTCCGCATCTGGTAATAATTGTTTAAATTGGGACAAGCATGAATCCAATGAACTGTTTGAATGCAGTAATACAGCGATTTCATGAATGCCTCCATGCAAGCCAGCCAATGAATCGATGGCTGCGTAATTTACAAATACATTGGCTTCGTCAAATGGCGTGTTTTGTGTTTTAAAGATTCCGACAATTCGAAATGCAGCAGACGCTAAATTGCCGGAAGTATCCTGAAATGTCAGAATTGTTTTTTATTTAGGTTTAATTTAAGTTTATTCGCAAGTTTCTGACCAATTAATATTTCATTTGATTTTAACGGATTGAAATAATGACCTTCAATAAGTTTAGTTGAAAGTTGTGTCAGTTTATTTTCAGATTCAGCTTGAATACCATTTATTTTTATACCGGTACTACCTGCAGGAGATGCGATCATTCCATATAAAATAACCCGTCCAGCAGATGCTTTTACAGCAGGATTTTCATTTATGGATTGAAGGGTATTAGAAGCATCCGGAATCACAAACTCAGAATCAAAGTCATTTAAAAATTCACGATGATGTATTTGAATATGTGAAATTTCATCGCGAATTGCTGCATCCACCCGTTGTTCTATCATGCCATTATAAAATGCAATTAAGAACATTCCAGACCATAAACCTAAACTGATTGCTATTAAGAGCGTAATGCTTCTCTTTTTACTTCTCCAGATATTTCTTCTTGCAATTTTAATCAACATGGGTAGAGATTAATTGCGAAGGGCTTTAACGGCATCCAATTTATGAATATGCCAAATGGGATACATTCCAATTACAAATGTTAAAAGTAAGACGAAACTTGATTGTGATAAAAAGATGCTGCTGTCCATGGCAGTAGGAATAACAGGTTCAAATCCAAATTTTTCATATGCTTTTGCCATTTCACCTGTAAATCGAATGGGATTTCTATTTAAATAAAGTACTAAAGGAAAACTTAGCAATATACCACTCAATACACCAAGTAAAGTAATCAATACCGTTTCACCTAAAAGGATTAAACCAAGATTTAATTTTTTTAATCCAATTGAAATCAGCATTCCAAACTCACGTTTTCGTTCTGCAGTCATCATCAAAACCGTACCAAAAAATCCAAATCCGATAATTAAATAAAGCACAGCGGAAAAGATATAAAATGAAGCTCCATCGGCTTTAATATGGTTTGAAATTTCAGGCATCATTTCTTCCCAATCCATGATTTCATAATCAGCAGTCAATTGGGCTCGTAAAATTGTAACAATTGATAATTTTTCTAAAGGATTGGAAAGGATTAAGGCCATGGTACTGATTCGATTTTCCGCGTTGAGTACATTTTGGGCAGCTTTTAAAGGAAGATACACAAAACTATTATTCATTTCCGGAGATGCCAAATGGACGATTCCTTTTATTTTATATTTACCTGCAGCCAAAGTGCCTTGAAATCCTTGGCCAAACAGGACCAGGGTATCATTGAGTTTAATATTTAATCGCTTCGCTAATCCTTCTGCAATTAAAGCGTGTTCGTCGTCAAGCTTAAAATAAGTTCCATTAATTAATTTCTCATCTAAATGCGTTAGTTGTTTTTCTTTAATTGGATCGGTACCAACCAATAAGCAAGCTTTGGTGGTATTATTAAAAGATGCCAGTGTAAACGTTTCCAATCTTGGAACAAAATCAAGGATATTTTTTTGTTGGCGAATTTTTAGAATTAGGGAATCATTCAATTCAAAGCAATTATCCAAGACGCGTTCATTCCAATATCCTGATTTATGAATTTGGACATATCCGGAATAATAACCAACAACATTTTTTATTAAATTGTCAAATGCACCTTTCTGGAATGACTGCATCAGAATGCAAAATAATACAGCGAATGTTATGGAGGCAGTTGTAATAAGCGTGCGCCGGTGATTGCGCCATAAATTTCTCCAAATGAGCTTTAAGATCATTTAATGCGAGCCATATTTTGCGTATTGAAAAAAGAGTCTTTTAATTCGATATCAAATTGCAATGAATTATAAATTAATATCGTTTTATTTCCTTTTTTATCAGCTGGAATCATTTCTAAACGAGATGGCAACATGCGTCCACCTAAATTTTTAATCTCGCTGGCATGAAGGGTGTTCACCAATTGACCATCTTCATCGAAATATGTTACATAAATTGTGTTGAAATCCATCTTAGTTATACACATATCCACACGACTCCATAAAACTGCTGCATTTGATTTAGGGATTAATCGAATTTGGTAACAAGGATTTTTATCAATCAAGGTATCTTTTAACAAGGTATGTGTATAATCTTCAAGAATGGAAGCTTCTTTTACCAAATCGTCGTTGGTGAAATCTGTTCCCATCCAGCTTTGACTCATCATGGAAGGAGGCATTTTAATATTTCTGTCAATGGATGGAATCCAATTCCACACCTCTTTAAATCGTTTCAGGAAAACTACGCCTTTGTCTTTAGCTGGTGCAGTAATTAAAATCGCTGCCAAGCCATTTCCTTTACTCCAGGATTTCATAGAGAGTTCTCGCGTCCAGTTGGGTCGGATAGTTTGTATTGTAATTTGTGCGATGGAAGTCTTCCCGCGAGCATGTTCATCCGCTTTACGGACAATAGACATGGCATCCTGTGAAAAACCGAATGAAAATATACTTAACTGAATGAAACAGAAAAAAATTGATTTTTTAAAGTGGATTGATAGAGAATGCATTCTAAAAATTACATTAAATTTAAGTAAGCAAATTGGAGTTGTTAAAACTTCCTTTAAAAACAACAATTACAATCAGTAAGAGTTGTCTCAAAGGATCAGAAATAGAAACAATAGAGCAAAAAACTAAGGATTGGATTGGTTATGTATTGAATTCAGCTTAATGTGCTATCTGTATTTTTTTTGTTTGTTGAAACGTATCATTAAATATTTTAATGAAATACAGTCCATTTTCAAATTCAGAAATATCAAATGAATAATGAAAACCTGGTTGAAGGTATTTCCATTGCTGAATTGGCTGTCCATTTAAATTTATGAGGACTGCTTTCAAATTATTTGGAGCGTTTTCATTGATGGTTATGGAAATTATTGACTTTGCTGGATTTCCAAAGATCGAAGCATCAAGATTTAATTTAGTTTCTTTTATTTCGGTAGTTCCATTGAATGTGATTACCGTTTCCCGAATCGTGTTGTGCCCGCTGCCAGGACCGGTATTGCCAGCTGGAACCAAACCATAATAACTGATCCCCAGAACGTAAGGGTATGCTGCTTTGAGATTGCTATCTAAAGTAACAAAATAGGCATAGATGCCATTAGGATATTCGGGCGTAATGCAGAACCTCCCATTGTGTTCATCCAAATCACCGGAACCAGCCAGGTATTCAAAATCTTCTACGTAATAACCCAGTGGAAACCGGGTTGAAACATCTGGACCAGCAGAGGCAGCAGGCAAGCCATTTGGAAGCGTTGTCCGTTTTGTGATATTCCTTAAATGAAAGCTACTCTGCATTCTTTTAATCCCACCGGTTCCATCATGATTTGCATAACCAAATGCACCATAAACAGGAAAACCATCAAATGCATATCCAAGAATTGGAGCATGCTTGGTAGTAAGGCTGTCATTGTATAAACAGGTAGGGTTCAGGTGATGGTGGTATTCCCCATTGGGTGCAGGATGTCCTAAACAATTATCAAAGGAAGGACCTTCCACTACAATCGCATTTTGATTCCAAACGTTTTGGTTATTATAGCTCATGCCATCCTTTGGATTGTAGATTGAAACACCATTTGTCCAAACACCAATATGCCCAAGACCCGTGTTAATTGGAGTTGCTGGATTCATTTGAGGAAATCGGGTAATTTTAAATACAAAATTTTGATTTTTCGGTGTGTTCGGATTTCCCTGCCAGGGACCTATATCATAGCCGGGAATGCACGATGCACTCACATATACATTGCTATCAGAATATTGAACTTTTTGAACATTTGAAGGAATGTTATTATAACCAGTTGCCCCCGTTGTATTTAAAATCCAGGATGAAATTTCAGGAGTTATTTGTGCATTCGCTACAAAAGTTATGCAAAGGAGAAGCAGGATCCAAGAGGGTCTCATTTTTTAATTTTTGTAAAGATAAAGAAATGTTTTATTGATAACATACTGCAATGTTAATCTGAAACTATGGCATATGACCGATCGGAGCGAAATCTTCAAAAGCATCGTTTGTTTAGCTTCGTGCTGGCTTTACACAGACTTGATAAAATCTAAACTATAGACTCATAGTCTAAAGACTGTAGACTAATTTTCCATCCTTTCAAGTATATTTAGTATTTTTGAAAGGATATCTTATTTTTTTATTATAAATTAGTTTAATATGAAAAACAAACTTGTTTCTTTAGGATTGGGTTTTGTTTGCAGTGCTTTTTTCCTACAAGCACAGGATCAACCTGCGCTAACATTTAGCACGATAAATCAAATACGT
Protein-coding sequences here:
- a CDS encoding ABC transporter ATP-binding protein; this encodes MRETVIDAHSLSKIYDEKTIPVVALDRVHLHLNRGEFTAIKGPSGSGKTTLLNMIGGLDQPTSGYVEINGTNITKLHGNALIDFRLNNIGFVFQSYNLIPVLTAKENIEFIMLLQKLPAKQRELRVMELLKQVGLENKGDKRPGELSGGQQQRIAVARALASKPQFILADEPTANLDSVSASNLLDMMLKLNEVENMTFVFSTHDQRVISRARRVITLEDGKIVDDTAPTQIPVEL
- a CDS encoding DUF1761 domain-containing protein; translation: METKTNWLALVVAALVGIAMGFLWYGMLFSNQWMAGNGITMAGEKMMKNGAELPMSALPMIVNAVSMLVYAYLMNWLVNKTSSFDLKSGATLGAVIGVIHLFGIYTGNRFAGNPVSLSMVDGFYTFLLFTVMGAIIGAWRTK
- a CDS encoding serine/threonine protein phosphatase, yielding MARKLAIGDIHGCNKTFKMLLIEVLKIKKQDQLILLGDYIDRGPDSLGVIQTILKLQNAGYTVHCLRGNHEQLMMDSTTNVTAYFQWLFNGGEQTITSFNKTRFQDFPEVYIDFFNSTKHYLEMDQYILVHAGLNFKNEDLFKDQEAMLWIRKFKIDADI
- a CDS encoding ABC transporter permease, which gives rise to MILKLIWRNLWRNHRRTLITTASITFAVLFCILMQSFQKGAFDNLIKNVVGYYSGYVQIHKSGYWNERVLDNCFELNDSLILKIRQQKNILDFVPRLETFTLASFNNTTKACLLVGTDPIKEKQLTHLDEKLINGTYFKLDDEHALIAEGLAKRLNIKLNDTLVLFGQGFQGTLAAGKYKIKGIVHLASPEMNNSFVYLPLKAAQNVLNAENRISTMALILSNPLEKLSIVTILRAQLTADYEIMDWEEMMPEISNHIKADGASFYIFSAVLYLIIGFGFFGTVLMMTAERKREFGMLISIGLKKLNLGLILLGETVLITLLGVLSGILLSFPLVLYLNRNPIRFTGEMAKAYEKFGFEPVIPTAMDSSIFLSQSSFVLLLTFVIGMYPIWHIHKLDAVKALRN
- a CDS encoding ABC transporter permease, translating into MAGLHGGIHEIAVLLHSNSSLDSCLSQFKQLLPDADVKSWVEISPEIGITVSAGTQMVYIYMGIILLALTFGIINTMMMSVLERTREIGMLLALGMNKFKIFTMILWETCFLILAGCPVGMLLALLTISITHHYGIHLDSYSEVYSNFGYSPIVYPNLNGDQLIKIIIMVTITALVSSILPAQRALKIKPATAIKN
- a CDS encoding outer membrane lipoprotein-sorting protein, with amino-acid sequence MHSLSIHFKKSIFFCFIQLSIFSFGFSQDAMSIVRKADEHARGKTSIAQITIQTIRPNWTRELSMKSWSKGNGLAAILITAPAKDKGVVFLKRFKEVWNWIPSIDRNIKMPPSMMSQSWMGTDFTNDDLVKEASILEDYTHTLLKDTLIDKNPCYQIRLIPKSNAAVLWSRVDMCITKMDFNTIYVTYFDEDGQLVNTLHASEIKNLGGRMLPSRLEMIPADKKGNKTILIYNSLQFDIELKDSFFNTQNMARIK
- a CDS encoding ABC transporter permease — encoded protein: MLIKIARRNIWRSKKRSITLLIAISLGLWSGMFLIAFYNGMIEQRVDAAIRDEISHIQIHHREFLNDFDSEFVIPDASNTLQSINENPAVKASAGRVILYGMIASPAGSTGIKINGIQAESENKLTQLSTKLIEGHYFNPLKSNEILIGQKLANKLKLNLNKKQF
- the aspS gene encoding aspartate--tRNA ligase, whose amino-acid sequence is MYRSHTCGELRIGDVGKSVKLSGWVQIVRNLGGMSFIDLRDRYGITQLAFNMEENAAACEIARSCGREYVISVQGKVRERSSKNPNRATGDIEIAVDKLSILNESQVPPFTIEDESDGGEELRMRYRYLDIRRNPVKEKMIFRHQVALETRKYLSEHHFLEIETPYLIKSTPEGARDFIVPSRMNPGQFYALPQSPQTFKQILMVAGMDRYFQIVRCFRDEDLRADRQPEFTQIDCEMAFVEQEDILQTFEGLTKSLFKNCLNVSLPDFPRMDYDDAMEWYGSDKPDLRFDLKFVELSRMKGKGFSIIDGAESVYGFIVKEKEAAFSNKDINDLTEWLKRPQIGAKGLIYIKFGAESIKSSIGKFYSDEELRTLGNDIGATRGDVVFILLGEKDKTLKQLGDFRLEIARRLNLIPEGVFKPLWVLNFPLLEWNEEAQRFFAMHHPFTSPLPDDMPKMQSTDKNTLSSIRAAAYDLVINGAEIGGGSIRIHDRTMQSKNFEILGFSSNEAEKQFGFLLGAFEYGAPPHGGIAFGLDRLCTIMQGNTSIRDYIAFPKNNTGRDTMIDAPSSIDDKQLMELNIQLKV
- a CDS encoding YHYH protein, encoding MRPSWILLLLCITFVANAQITPEISSWILNTTGATGYNNIPSNVQKVQYSDSNVYVSASCIPGYDIGPWQGNPNTPKNQNFVFKITRFPQMNPATPINTGLGHIGVWTNGVSIYNPKDGMSYNNQNVWNQNAIVVEGPSFDNCLGHPAPNGEYHHHLNPTCLYNDSLTTKHAPILGYAFDGFPVYGAFGYANHDGTGGIKRMQSSFHLRNITKRTTLPNGLPAASAGPDVSTRFPLGYYVEDFEYLAGSGDLDEHNGRFCITPEYPNGIYAYFVTLDSNLKAAYPYVLGISYYGLVPAGNTGPGSGHNTIRETVITFNGTTEIKETKLNLDASIFGNPAKSIISITINENAPNNLKAVLINLNGQPIQQWKYLQPGFHYSFDISEFENGLYFIKIFNDTFQQTKKIQIAH